In Spodoptera frugiperda isolate SF20-4 chromosome 28, AGI-APGP_CSIRO_Sfru_2.0, whole genome shotgun sequence, one genomic interval encodes:
- the LOC118265212 gene encoding striatin-3, which produces MKIPTAMDDSSVSHHNGGQVGSQIGVSVNNKQNDEPSQSVQYSIPGILHFIQHEWARFELERSQWEVDRAEFEARIAFLQGERKGQENLKNDLVRRIKMLEYALKQERAKFHKLKYGVELQQGDVRPPPEEPPAEPEPAERAQWKQGRQLIKQYLQEIGYTDTILDVRSNRVRALLGLNNEEVENPNYRNYDKQQHDRCDYSMNHMVRKYDYGKEPRKSGVSAGGGYNEEGLSVQETAAVFANFEFLTNQEMDMDEIDDLDAKQSHHPPGKQGEEVDHEAEEVLNELNLLTEREADGGGQGDEYPVGSGSSGGSAVAAGAVAGAGEADEEPLALGELAQLTVSNEPEAYDVASANKESFRKTWNAKYTLRSHFDGVRALAFHPTEPALVTASEDHTLKLWNLQRTVPAKKSAGLDVEPLYTFRAHTAPVLCLAMGAPRSEECFSGGLDGTIRVWNLPPPTADPYDPYDPAVQGAVLRDHTDAVWSLSSAHGRLLSASADGTVRLWAPRAARPLLSTLRADESPTAPAPAAADFADAASRAAVVYRDGTLLLYDLETGQPVLRVACDSPAHRVRSHPTLPLLVTAHEDRHIRFWDGVSGRCAHTMVAHLDAVTGLALDPNGLFLLSGSHDCSVRLWNLDTKTCVQEITAHRKKFDESILDVAFHPLRPYIASAGADGLAKVFV; this is translated from the exons ATGAAAATCCCCACAGCCATGGATGATAGCTCCGTATCTCATCACAACGGAGGGCAAGTTGGATCTCAAATCGGAGTCAgtgtaaataacaaacaaaatgacgAACCTAGCCAAAGTGTCCAGTATTCAATACCGGGCATTTTGCACTTCATCCAACACGAATGGGCGAGATTCGAGCTCGAGAGATCACAATGGGAGGTGGACAGAGCAGAATTTgag GCACGGATTGCCTTCCTCCAAGGTGAGAGGAAGGGCcaagaaaatcttaaaaatgatTTGGTGAGGCGGATTAAGATGCTGGAATATGCACTCAAGCAAGAGAGGGCGAAGTTTCATAAGCTCAAGTATGGGGTGGAGTTACAGCAGGGTGATGTGCGTCCCCCTCCTGAGGAGCCCCCTGCAGAACCAGAGCCCGCTGAGAGAGCACAGTGGAAGCAAGGTCGTCAACTTATTAAACAGTACCTGCAG GAAATAGGTTACACAGATACCATACTGGATGTTCGCTCAAACAGAGTCCGGGCTCTGCTTGGTCTGAACAATGAGGAAGTAGAAAACCCAAACTAcagaaattatgacaaacagCAGCACGACAGATGTGATTACTCTATGAACCACATGGTTCGCAAATATGATTATG GAAAAGAGCCGCGTAAGAGTGGTGTTTCTGCCGGAGGCGGATACAATGAGGAGGGTCTCTCTGTGCAAGAGACAGCTGCCGTGTTCGCCAACTTCGAGTTCCTGACCAACCAGGAGATGGATATGGACGAAATAGATGATTTGGATGCCAAACAGTCGCACCATCCTCCTGGGAAACAAG gAGAGGAAGTCGATCATGAAGCTGAGGAAGTGTTGAATGAGCTCAATCTACTGACCGAAAGAGAGGCCGACGGTGGCGGTCAGGGAGACGAATATCCAGTTG GAAGTGGATCGAGTGGTGGCAGCGCAGTGGCTGCGGGCGCGGTGGCGGGAGCGGGCGAGGCTGACGAGGAGCCCCTCGCTCTAGGGGAACTGGCTCAGCTCACTGTCAGCAACGAGCCCGAAGCTTACGACGTGGCTAGCGCTAACAAGGAATCCTTCCGCAAAACTTGGAACGCCAAGTACACGTTGCGTTCGCACTTCGACGGA GTGCGTGCGCTGGCGTTCCACCCCACCGAGCCGGCGCTGGTGACGGCGTCCGAGGACCACACGCTGAAGCTGTGGAACCTGCAGCGCACGGTGCCGGCCAAGAAGTCCGCCGGCCTCGACGTCGAGCCGCTCTACACCTTCCGCGCGCACACCGCGCCCGTGCTCTGCCTCGCCATGGGCGCGCCGCGCTCCGAGGAGTGCTTCTCCGGCGGCCTGGACGGAACCATCCGCGTCTGGAATCTCCCACCTCCCACTGCCGATCCTTATGATCCCTACGATCCTGCTGTTCag GGCGCGGTGCTGCGCGACCACACGGACGCGGTGTGGTCGCTGTCGAGCGCGCACGGGCGGCTGCTGTCTGCGTCGGCGGACGGCACGGTGCGGCTGTgggcgccgcgcgccgcgcgcccgcTGCTCAGCACGCTGCGCGCCGACGAGTCGCCCACGGCGCCCGCCCCGGCCGCCGCGGACTTCGCTGACGCCGCCTCGCGCGCCGCCGTCGTCTACCGCGACGGCACGCTGCTGCTGTACGACCTCGAGACCGGACAG CCGGTGCTGCGCGTGGCGTGCGACAGCCCGGCGCACCGCGTGCGCTCGCACCCGACGCTGCCTCTGCTGGTGACGGCGCACGAGGACCGCCACATCCGCTTCTGGGACGGCGTGTCGGGGCGGTGCGCGCATACCATGGTGGCGCACCTGGACGCCGTGACGGGGCTGGCGCTGGACCCCAACGGCCTGTTCCTGCTGTCGGGCAGCCACGACTGCTCCGTGCGCCTGTGGAACCTGGATACGAAGACGTGCGTGCAGGAGATCACGGCGCACCGCAAGAAGTTCGACGAGAGCATCCTGGACGTGGCGTTCCACCCGCTGCGGCCCTATATCGCCAGTGCGGGCGCCGACGGGTTGGCCAAGGTGTTCGTCTGA